GGTGAGTTATAAGAATCGCATTGTTGTGCCTCCAAACTCCCCACTTATTCCACAACTTCTACATGAGTTTCATGATTCTCGTCTTGGGGGACATTCCGGAGTTCTAAGGACCTACAAGCGGATTGCTCAGTAATTTTATTGGCCCTCAATGTATACAACTATCAAGAATTATGTGGCGGCTTGTGAAGTTTGTCAACGAGTTAAGATGGAAACTTTGTCACCTGCTGGGTTACTACAACTACTTCCGATTCCTTACCAAATTTGGGATGATATCACAATGGATTTCATCGATGGACTGCCCACCTCGAATGGTAAGAATTCTATCCTTGTTTGGGTGtaatcgagccgagccgagccaaactttgtaaagctcaagctcgtttattaaaaatgtttggaagctcgagctctaatattttattcgagctcggctcgagaattaaatattataatcgagctcaattcgagctcgactcatgaaaggctcgttcgatttaataacgagcctaattcgagctcgagctcgaaaagctcgattaagaagctcgttaataaaactcgagctcgaactcAGAAAGCTCGAttaataaacttgttaaaaaagctcgagaccgagctcaaaattaaaaagtttggtttgagctcaagttcaggctcgagctcgaattaataattacactttaatccgtttttaatcatcattaatttaaataatataaaaaaaagagagtgtacataaaaaaaattacgtaacacaatttataactaaaataacacaaataaatataaattcaacaacataataaaattagattacacacaaagtttaatatcaaatgaataaagttgattccaacttccaacagttgaaacaagctaatataatttaattatcttcataatcatcttcatgcttgttcaattagtttacttgaatttcaacttcaacatccatataaccttaattaattattattaatatactttgataattattatcatcttttatattgtatgcttaattatatacaaaaaaatttttataattatactttaattttaaaatgtatataatttttacaactcaatttatcatgtagtactataattttaaagaatacttattataataattaatattaattatttgtgattatacattaattttatggaatcttattataataattatatacaaaagatttttataatttaattttaaaaaatattaattataataattaatcttaattatttgtaattttcaatactataattttcaagtatttataatagtttaaattttataactttatagttatttttatttttttaataatatatgaacttgttcataaatttatttaacgaattggttcaccaatttatttaaacaatattactcacgagcctatttaacaagcctgctcgtgagccttctcaacgagcctgctcgcgagccttctcaacgagccagctcgcgagcctaaaaatgagccagctcgcgagccttaacgagctgaatactatggagctcaagctcagctcgtttaagtgacgagcctcaaaattgagctcgagcttggttcgtttaaaaaacgagccgaactcggtggagcttttatcgagtcgagtctcgagTAGCCCACAAATAGCTTGGCTCATTTACAGCCCTAGTGGTTGATAGATTGagcaaatctgctcattttataGCACTTTCACATCCATATTCGGCCAAGGTGGTAGCTGAAAAATTTGTTGACGGAATTGTGAAATTGCATGGCATGCCACGAACAATCATCAGTGACCGTGATCCCATCTTTGTAAGTCACTTTTGGAGTGAATTTTTTAAGATGTCAGGAACCCAGCTTAAAATGAGTTCGGCTTACCACCCTCAGACCGATGGTCAATCTGAGGTAGTCAACCGTTGCATTGAACAGTACCTCCGGAGTTTTGTGTACCAACAGCCCCACAAATGGTTCTCTCTGTTGCCTTGGACAGAATTCTGGTACAACACAACTTTTCACATATCAACGGGAATGACTCCCTTCCAAGCCTTGTATGGAAGATTGCCCCCAACAATTCCCCTCTATCATGAAGCAAGCAGTTCAGTTCATGAAGTTGATCAAAATCTCCTTTCTAGAGATGCCTTGTTGAGTCAACTTAAATCCAACCTTGCGGCTGCTACAAATCGAATGAAACAATATGCTGATTCAAAAAGACGAGATGTACAGTATGAAGTTGGTGATTGGGTATTTTTGAAGTTTCATCCCTATCGCCAACATTCTGTGTCAGTTCGAATTTATCCGAAACTTGCTTGAAAATTTTATGGGCCATATCAGATTGAAGAGAAGATAGGACCAGTCGCTTACAAGCTTCAGCTTCCCCCTGGTTCTCGTGTTCATCCAGTTTTTCACGTATCTCTCTTAAAAAAGAAGATTGGAGAAGCTGCTCTTTCCAGTAATGAACTGCCACCTGTGACTGATGATGGCGAATTGCTCTTGGAGCCTGAATCTGTTCTTGATACCCGTTGGGTTAAAAAAGGATCCAAAATTGTTGAACAACTTCTGGTCAAATGAAAAAAGTTTCAAGAGGAAGATGCTACATGGGAAGATTCTCAGTCCTTCACAGTACGTTTTCCTACCATTAACCGGAGGTAATGATAGACCAAGAAGATCCAGTCGGTTGCCGAAGATCAATTCCAAATATCTTGACTGAGTTACTGCTGCGGCTTGCTTGACTTGCTTAAAATAGCTGTTATTTGATTCTACTTTGATTCTGTTATTTGATTTTGTTGATTTAGCACTACTTATTTGTTTTGCTTTTATCCTTATTTGCAGGGAAGTTGTTATTTTTCTGCTGTATATATATTACTGCTATTCATTAATAAAGGGGAGCAAATTCTCAAATTCATTACTGGTTTTCTTTTCTCACCATAAGCAGAAAATTATTCTTCTTACATTCTTACTCTGATTGGGACCATTTAACAGATTACTATTTtgaatttaacattttaaagaaaataaaatatgaaaaagtaaatttataaaataaattatttaataaaataatatcatacAATAATgatatcaaaaattttaatattcagGTAAGGTAACGATGAGGACAAACAACTATTTAATTACTTGATGCTAGTAATCCACCCACTACCTCCAAGCATTAATCAAGTGTTTCCCGCTTGAAaatgttttttactttttcgAATTTTCGCCTCCCTTCTCCAACCCATTTACAACTCCTATCAAGAAGTTAGATTTGGTTTGCTtgcttaattattttataaaaaaaatgaaattttctttaTGTATTAACTTTTTAAGTTTAAATCATATTTGCGAAACAAATATTGGATAAGATGTTTGATGAAAAGTTCAAAAGTTAGGAAACTCACggttcagaaaagaaaaataaataaattattatttttaatttttataatatgaataaacccgattagttttttaattttaaaaaatatattaaaatatatttaacgtTGAAATATTtactacataatttttttattagttttcattattaaatattaaaaaataatataaaatactcTTAATATGAAGAAAATATTTAGGTACTATTTTTTATTAGTCTATTTTTagttcataaaatttatttagatcactccatcaattttaatttatttttaagcaAAAGATTATTTGTGCtgaattgttatttttttttccatgcAAAAATTAGAATGGAGGATTTCCCGAGCTTAAAATTTTGTCCCAGTGAAGAAGGGCTGGTGGGTCATTATCTCCTTCCAAGGATCGCCAGTGAATTGACTGAATGGCAACATAGAGTCATTAGAGAGTGATTTGTATGGCACAGGAGCCCTGGTAGCTACGGCAAAGATACAAGTTGAATGCCAGCGAGCATGTTTTCTTCTTCTCAAAGCTAAACAAGAAAACTACTCGCGGTTCTAGAATTAATTGCAAGATTGGTGCTGGTGGGACACTTGGCATGGCGAGTCAAGATCAAAATTGGACCATGATCATTTTTGGAACTTTATTGAGTACCGTTTAGATCTTGAGCTGTCAAATGCGAGAGACTATCATGTGCTTTGTCCACTAAAGATGAGTAGCATAAATAGATTCAACCCCAAGAAGGGGAAGTATGGCCTTCTTGATGATGCTACTCATGCTTTCTGCCAAACAAGCGCCGCCAACCAGTCATAGACTGCAAAGGGTAATTGAGTTTGGAGCTGAAGTGTTATTGATGACAGTTTCTTGGCCAAAGATGATATGCCTTTCTCCTTTTGATTTTCAGAGTTTTGATTCAGCAGCTAAATAAGAACCATTAAATAACGTTCAAGAAAACCTATCCGTTATATATCGCCCTTAACCATTGAGATTCAGGGATTAAGTAGCTTGATGGGTATTGAAGAGGATCGACTTTCAGAGTTTTCAGGAGGTTTTTGACCTGATATTTGATGATGGGAAGAGCAATAGAGTAGAGATGGGGACTATTGTCACCAACAAAACAAGTTTGAAACAATATGTGCAACCGCTAGCCTGTTGGAACAACTGTGAGTCAGATCATGCAATGATGACACGGTTTGGCTGCAGCATTTAGCTGCATATTATCCAATCAAATAAATATACTTTTTGTGTAtttcttttagttttaaatttttttttattaaataaatatataattgaatcaaaataatcGACTGATTATAAATTGATAATACAATGACGATGAATtactaaaaaattgataaaaaatttacaaagtCAGACACATATAAAAGtaacataaaaatataactGAACTACaagtattttgatttttttaccaAAAGGACAGGTACAGCTTATtatataaaacattaagtttaactccaacaatattttattttattttttaatttataacaatataattatttttatattatcattgattgacatatatataattttattttttttatttatatgttagatcttttgtaaatttatatattaataatattctttgtatattttttatttaatcaccTGAGTTCCGGAACTAAAATGATGGCATCATATTAACCTCCATGGCCATAGTCGTCAGAACTATCTCTATGTCTCCATTCATATTATAATGGTTTTGATCCCTTTTGTTAGTGGAGTTCTCGCCAAGTCCTGATTTTGATAAGGTGGTCTTGTTCACACAATTCTTCTAATTATGATCACACCTCTTCTGATTCAGAGTCACTCCATAGACACTTTTATTCCTTCTCCACCTCCTTTAAAGAGAAATATGAGAACACATAGTAAATCAACCTGAATGCAAAATTTTATTGTCAATCATTTGCATTATGATCTCAACCTTGATTTGTTCATTAGCTTCACACCTTCACAGCGTTCTAGTACATTCCTTGCAACCTATGTTTTCATGTAAGCTGAAGACAATGGTTCTCAATTCATTGTTTAGGCATGCAATAtatattgaataatttaaatctTATAGAATttgaatattcttttttttttttttactaaagtACAAATCAAATTGACATTTATTTTAAGGAAAATACAAATGTACTATGTGATTCCAACGataaaaaaaaagggggggggAAAGAAGCAAAAGACGAATATCACTTACAAATGCTAGGTCAAGTGATGGTAAAACAAAAAACCTGCAACTTTTCATTGAAGAGAGATCACTTAAACTATAATTATTTCCTTCCATTGACATACTGTAACAAATGAACAATGTTGATAACACTGAGTCTGGCAATCACATAGTGCCTATAGCACTCTCTATTTGTCTCTagctattaaataaaataaagctaAATACACAACTGCAACAGGCTTATTCTCATGAGACATGAAGGCCAATTTCTTCTGCTGCAGAAGAGTTGCAGGCCATTTACAATTTATACAGCATTAAGGTTTCTTCAAGTACAGGCTATGACAGAGATTCGTGTACCCATTTAAAGAGTGAGGTCTTTGTACAAGCGAATTTCTGAAGAGGATGATAATACAGAGGAGGTTAAAATGGCTACATATTTCAACTTATAGATCTTCTGATAATGGAAGAAGATGAGCTAAAAATTTCCTGACCAAGCtcctttattttattaagtAGAAGATTTTGCTCGGTCTCGAGCTGTAGCATGTAGTCGTCTTGCATGTCCTCTAGGACTTCCATCTCGCTCAAAGTTGTTGAGAGTCCTTCTAGATCACCATCCTCGATTAACGATCGAAATTTGATCATACTCTCTCTCATCTGATAAAATTCACATATGAACAACTGTTAAATTTGGGTGGCAGTTGAACCTGATCAATactgagaaaataaattatcatacaccccaataaaaaaatgttataaaaagTATCTCGGATTTTCTTTTTCCACTCAACAAATAGCACAGAACTAGCTTCTCCATGAAATGTACTTACAAGAAATCAGAATAAAGGAGTTATCGCAAACCTTAATGACagtggaaaaagaaaataaataaaaatgggaATCCAATTCTCACCTGGGTAGAAATCTCACGTGATTTTATTACAGATGCATCAGAATCCAGACTAGGTCTCCTCTGTACTTCTGGAACTTTCCTAGTAATTTGAATATGGATCTCTCCTCTTTTCACTCCTTGGAGTGGTATCCACTTGTCAGACATCTGATTTGGTGGCAATCTCTGATATTCTACCACACAGTCGCCGATGCTCAATGTGGGAAGCAAAGCATTGTGGTCTTTCACATGTAACTCTAACGGACTGCCATCGTCAGGGAACTCTAAGGTCTGATTCCATTTAGGATTCAATGTTTTGTACATAACCTGAAAGGCAAAGCCATGATACAGCAGTCACAAAGAGGAAGTGGTGGAAGATACTAATAACAGTAGACAGGAAGGTAATGTAGATCATATCAATATTATCATGGAGAAAAACAAAACATTGTTCAATGGAATATTCAAGAACATATGTGCCAATGGTGATGCCTAATTGGACTGAAATTGAATAGATCCTAGACCGCAACAAGATCACCAAAGAGCCAAACAAAGGCAACGCCATATAAACttgttactttttcttttttccaattAGAATACTTCTGCTGGTTGTTTCAAAAAAACATGAACAAAGCATAAGATACCTGTTGATGAAAACAAAGAACCGAAAATTCTAGCTAGGAGTAGcattatttaaattatgaatttgggGGTCTAAACCTTTGTTCTTCTCTTCAAGTTCCCATATTGCACCCTCACATATGGATCGCTCGTCCCTCTGAGATCAGCTGCTATAAGGTCCCTAGCTTCAATAAGAACGAGTTCAATCCAACCATTGCCTGATCCTGCAGTGGAACCCTAAAAATATCCGAGGATGAAGAAACGAAATAACAAACATATTAGAGTAGGCAGTACCAAGCTAAAAGATCATTAGCCTGCTGAAATGAGATGATATTTCATAATATGAACAAGGTGGCTCCATCGTTGTCAAATCAAGATTCTGATTGAGAATCAAAATCTTTATTTTGTGAATCGAGAATTGAAttgaaaaattcaataaaaattcttGAAATTAGTTAAAAATGATAAATTCTAAGAgataagtgaaaaaaaaaatcacaatgatatattttgataaatatagAATTATTATTTAGCTAATTAAAAGTATGATCTataatagaataatatattCTTATTATATTGTGCAGGTTTATGCCATAAAACATGGAACTCTTCATTGTAGACAATGATATCATCATACACATGCTGAAACTCCCACTTTAAttagataattaaataattattagagtgtgaacataatttgtatataattaaaggAAATTACATAATCATATGCTAATTAATTGATAGAGGATTTTCAGGAGTTGTCTTAAAAAGGTCATATAATCTATATATATTCATACTTTAATAGAGAAAACACACTAAAATTGCCTAATTATTCCTTATCTtattacatggtatcagagtttTTGAGCTAATTTTGGATGTCTgttttctttggtttcttaggtTGAGAAACTAGTTGTTGGGTCAGCAAGTTTGGATGTCTGTTTGGTCTCACTGTCGGCATTGGGAGAAGGTGCAACATCATTTTCGGCCGTTCCTCAGAAAACAGTTATCGGAGCTTCTACGAGTGCTGCTCACACGTCGATCCAAGTTTCAGCCCCAATTTCACCCAACAACACATGGGAGCGCGTGTGGCGTCCGTTTGACTTCTGGTTTCTTCCCTGACGGTCGGCCAGTCATTTTCAGCACGTCTCTAGTGGAATTCTAGCCATCCGATGTTGATTAGGAAGCGTTCTTCAGTGGTAGCACTGTTCATTGGGTTATTGTTCACTTAGTTAGGTTCTGTTATCTTCTTTAATTTGTTTGAAGGTATAGCAATttagggttttggttgaaatgattttttacagtaagacccatattattaaaattatcccaacgTCTTCAGTAGCGACAGTAGCGACTAAGACAGGTAAAACTTGTCTTATTTCCTCTTCGAataaatgggttattgattctagTACCACAGATCACATGACAGGTAATCATCATATTTTTACTAGCTTTCGATCTTATAAATTACCTTCTCCTGTTACTATACCTCTCCTGTTAGTATAGTTAATGTTGAGGATTCTGAGACTGTTAAACCTACTCCTATCACCCTACCATCTGTGCTAAGTTTACTTAATCttgcctttaatttaatctctatgaGTAAATTTACCAAAGACTTAAACTGTTGTATTTCCTTTTTTTCCTGATCATTATCTTATTCAAGATTTTGTGACGAAACAAATTATTGGTAAAAGACATGTATATGGGGGTCTCTATATTTTGGATGCATGGGTGCTTCAGTCTATTGCCTGCTCCAGAATAAATTCTATGTTATCTAAAAGGGACCACTAGGCTCGGTATACTCTACAATGATCATGGGCATACTGCATTTGAGTGTTTTGTAATGCTGATTGGGCGAGatccaaaagtgatagaaggtcgACTATAGGCTACTATGTATTTGTTGGATGAAACTTATTAtcttggaaaagtaagaagcaaaatatgGTATCCAGATCCAGTGCCGAGTCGGAATACAGGGCCATGGCTCAATCCACTTATGAGATTCTGTGAATAAATCATATTTGGTGAAAAAAGTTGATATGGATATTGCGTACTTTAGTATAATAATCAAGCTGCTCTTCACATTACTTCCAATCTATAGTATACCACGAACggactaagcatattgaagttAATTGTCGGATGAGAAAACACtctaaaattattcaattattacTTATTTTGTTACTAAAttaaaaggtaaaaaaaaatattaatataaaatgttataatttgGCAAATATAATTAGAAAAGTAAATTAACCAAAAaggaatgaaaaagaaaagagggaAAATAATGACCGGTGTAGGAAAAATAGCTAAAGCTATATAGgtaattttttgttaaaaaattaattaagtaaaatCTTGAATTTTAATTCATAGAATCCAACAACCATCTAAAAAAAGAACCAACTGAATCGGTTAATTCACATTGACTCACCCAATTAACTATCGATTCTTCCAATTTGATTATGATTGAAGTACATTTGCATTTCACTCTATAGATTCGAAAATCGCTAGGATGGGGAATGAGTAGAATATTGTACGATTAACGGTGGGTGCCTTGACCTTCACATTGAAGTTTGATAACAAGTGACCTTCTGGACAAGTCAACCCATGACCGGTTCACCCATATTACACACAAGACCATGTTAACAAATTCAACCATGCACATGTTTTATTCGAATCTTCCATGAATTATTTGTCTCGGTCGAGTCCACTAAGTTTTTAATGCGATGAATAGGTTTTTCTGCTTGTGTTTATTTCCCTAAACTGCTAACACCACCTTATTTGAAGTTAATAAAGGCATACCTTTGAGCCATCACATTCATCAGCTCTCAGTGCTTCTATTTGGAGCCTCAATTCTCCTGAATTCACTTTTTCAAGTGGAACCCAAACATCCCTAATTGAACCCTCAACCAGTCCTTCAATATTCACTTGTGCACTACCAATGTTATCATCTGCAAAGGTTTCTTCATTATAGCATTTAATCTTAAGGTATTCACCACCTCCAATCTCATCAAATTCAAACTTCTGATTCCAGAGAGGATTAGGATTATGTGCAGTCCTTGTTCTCTGGAAAACCTGAGAAGAATAGTTGCAGCACAGTCTTGAGTTCCAAATAATATTGGCAAATACTTAGATTCACAATTTCACATACATAAAACTTcaatttttgcaatttttcaaacCTTAGTCTCGTATTTATATGGAGAAAGAGAAGCCTACCTTTCCATACTGCAGTTTAACATATGGGTCAAAGAGAAGCCTACCTTTCCATACTGCAGTTTAACATATGGGTCACACTTTCCAGATCTTTCTTTTGTGGTAAGATCCTTTCCCTCCACAACAATTACGTTAACCTTTCTTCCTGTTCTTGAAAGAACATTTGATAATCCATCTGTTGACTGCCGAGAGCTAACTCGGAACTTGTTGAAGCTATGTGAACCATCAGAGAATTGCCATTCTTTCAACACAAGCTTGACTATCAACTGCAAAATGCAAATAAACAAATGAAATGCTTGCTACCAGTGCATCTTTTAATGTGAAAACCATAACGAGTCTATCTAGCATCAATTTCAtactaaagaagaaaagaagcaaTAAGCATAATagagttttgaaatttgaaatttgaaatttgaaattgacCGATAGCCAAAAGTTTGTATAGGACACACATGAAGTTGTGATGGAAGTATGTAATAATCTAGTTATCCAGCTTCATT
The sequence above is a segment of the Manihot esculenta cultivar AM560-2 chromosome 5, M.esculenta_v8, whole genome shotgun sequence genome. Coding sequences within it:
- the LOC110607356 gene encoding synaptotagmin-4 isoform X3, which produces MGRRKGRAKINIEEVVEFFNNLYGEKPLLPFLIPLVLIFWVIEKWVFSVSYWVPLVVAVWATIQKRLKQRKSKLIERIELLEFSLGAYPPYLGLHGIRWSTSGDQRFMHVGFDWDTNDISIMLMAKLAKPMGTARIVINSLHIKGDLLIIPVLDGKAILYSFVSTPEVRIGVAFGSGGSQSLPATELPGVSSWLVKILTETLVKTMVEPRRRCYSLPAVDLRKKAVGGVIHVTVISASKISSTSFRGSPSRRQQNYSANGSLEEHFDDKDLQTFVEVELEQLTRRTGVKPGSSPRWDSTFNMILHEETGILRFHLYNSNPSSVKCDYLASCEIKMKYVADDSTMFWAVGPNSGVIAEHVEFCGKEVEMAIPFEGVNSGELIVKLVLKEWQFSDGSHSFNKFRVSSRQSTDGLSNVLSRTGRKVNVIVVEGKDLTTKERSGKCDPYVKLQYGKVFQRTRTAHNPNPLWNQKFEFDEIGGGEYLKIKCYNEETFADDNIGSAQVNIEGLVEGSIRDVWVPLEKVNSGELRLQIEALRADECDGSKGSTAGSGNGWIELVLIEARDLIAADLRGTSDPYVRVQYGNLKRRTKVMYKTLNPKWNQTLEFPDDGSPLELHVKDHNALLPTLSIGDCVVEYQRLPPNQMSDKWIPLQGVKRGEIHIQITRKVPEVQRRPSLDSDASVIKSREISTQMRESMIKFRSLIEDGDLEGLSTTLSEMEVLEDMQDDYMLQLETEQNLLLNKIKELGQEIFSSSSSIIRRSIS
- the LOC110607356 gene encoding extended synaptotagmin-1 isoform X5 → MAFAGQLQRFMHVGFDWDTNDISIMLMAKLAKPMGTARIVINSLHIKGDLLIIPVLDGKAILYSFVSTPEVRIGVAFGSGGSQSLPATELPGVSSWLVKILTETLVKTMVEPRRRCYSLPAVDLRKKAVGGVIHVTVISASKISSTSFRGSPSRRQQNYSANGSLEEHFDDKDLQTFVEVELEQLTRRTGVKPGSSPRWDSTFNMILHEETGILRFHLYNSNPSSVKCDYLASCEIKMKYVADDSTMFWAVGPNSGVIAEHVEFCGKEVEMAIPFEGVNSGELIVKLVLKEWQFSDGSHSFNKFRVSSRQSTDGLSNVLSRTGRKVNVIVVEGKDLTTKERSGKCDPYVKLQYGKVFQRTRTAHNPNPLWNQKFEFDEIGGGEYLKIKCYNEETFADDNIGSAQVNIEGLVEGSIRDVWVPLEKVNSGELRLQIEALRADECDGSKGSTAGSGNGWIELVLIEARDLIAADLRGTSDPYVRVQYGNLKRRTKVMYKTLNPKWNQTLEFPDDGSPLELHVKDHNALLPTLSIGDCVVEYQRLPPNQMSDKWIPLQGVKRGEIHIQITRKVPEVQRRPSLDSDASVIKSREISTQMRESMIKFRSLIEDGDLEGLSTTLSEMEVLEDMQDDYMLQLETEQNLLLNKIKELGQEIFSSSSSIIRRSIS